From Micromonospora echinospora:
CGGCGTCGCCGTCGACCACGAGCGAGAACCGGGGCAGGGTGTACGCGGCGCGCAGCTCCTCGCGAGCGCCGGCAGCCCGGATCGTCCCGCCGGCGATGAGCACCAGGTCGTCGCAGAGCCGCTCCACCACGTCGAGCTGGTGGCTGGAGAACAGCACCGGCGCTCCGGCGGCGGCGCGTTCCCGCAGCACCGCCACCACCATGTCGACGGCGAGCGGGTCGAGCCCGGAGAACGGCTCGTCCAGGATCAGCACCTCCGGGTCGTGCACCAGCGCGGCGGCGATCTGCGCGCGCTGCTGGTTGCCCAGCGACAGCGTCTCCAGCAGGTCGTCGGCCCGCTCACCGAGACCGACCCGCTCCAGCAGCGCGTCGGTGCGGCGGCGGGCCCCGGCGGCGTCCAGCCCGTACAGGCGGCCGAGGTGGACCACCTGCTCGCGGGGCGTCATCTTGGGATAGAGGCCGCGTTCCTCGGGCATGTAGCCGAACCGGCTCCGGTCCTCCCGGGTGAGCCGGTGTCCCCGCCACGTGACCTGCCCGGCGTCCGGGGCGAGGACGCCGAGGATGATCCGCATGGTGGTGGTCTTGCCGGCGCCGTTGCCGCCGACGAATCCGGTCATGCGCCCGGCTGTCACGTCGAAGGAGACGTCTTTGAGCACCTGACGGCCGCCGAAGCTGCGGTCGACGCCGTCGAGGCGGAGCACGCTGGTCATGATCCCGACGCTACGGCCGGCGCCCGCTCCCGTCGTCCCACCGCGGGACGATCGTCTGGTCCGTCGTGCGACGGACCGGCGTCATCCGCCGGGCCGGACCACCCCGTGCTCGTACGCGAACACCACGGCCTGCACCCGGTCGCGTAGCCCGAGCTTGGCCAGCACGCGGCTGACGTGGGTCTTCACCGTCGCCTCGCCGACACGCAGGACGTCCGCGATCTCGGCGTTGCTGGCCCCGCTCGCGATCAGCTCCAGCACCTCCCGCTCGCGCGGGGTCAGGTCCGCCGTCGCCGCGTCGTGCCGGGGGTCCGGCGGCGCCGCGCCGGGCCGGGCGAACGTGGAGATCACCCGCCGGGTGAGCGCCGGCGCGATCAGCCCTTCGCCGCGCGCCACCACCCGTACCGCCTCGACCAGGTCCTCCGGCGTGCCGTTCTTGAGCAGGAAGCCGCTCGCCCCGGCACGCAGCGCGGCGAACAGATAGTCGTCCCT
This genomic window contains:
- a CDS encoding ABC transporter ATP-binding protein, whose product is MTSVLRLDGVDRSFGGRQVLKDVSFDVTAGRMTGFVGGNGAGKTTTMRIILGVLAPDAGQVTWRGHRLTREDRSRFGYMPEERGLYPKMTPREQVVHLGRLYGLDAAGARRRTDALLERVGLGERADDLLETLSLGNQQRAQIAAALVHDPEVLILDEPFSGLDPLAVDMVVAVLRERAAAGAPVLFSSHQLDVVERLCDDLVLIAGGTIRAAGAREELRAAYTLPRFSLVVDGDAGWLRDQPGVRLVDLDGARAVFEVDPPADDQAVLRAALDRGPVRAFGPVTPSLAEIFREVNQ
- a CDS encoding response regulator, encoding MSAPVRVLLVDDQHLVRTGFRVILEVEDDIEVVGEAADGQRAVSMASALRPDVVLMDVEMPVLDGLEATRRITGDTTPGGPAVLILTTFDRDDYLFAALRAGASGFLLKNGTPEDLVEAVRVVARGEGLIAPALTRRVISTFARPGAAPPDPRHDAATADLTPREREVLELIASGASNAEIADVLRVGEATVKTHVSRVLAKLGLRDRVQAVVFAYEHGVVRPGG